A single genomic interval of Acidimicrobiia bacterium harbors:
- the recN gene encoding DNA repair protein RecN — MLAELHVVDLGIVADLDLLLGSGLTAITGETGAGKTLIVEALELLVGGRADAALVRDGADEARVEGRFVDTDTGDEMVFARVIPRDGRSRAYVDGRLATASELAELGARFVDLYGQHAHQSLLESGVQRAALDRYAGAPATDALANYRAARAGTRRVDDNLAALGGDAHARAREIDLLRFQVEEIAEAAIDDPDEETALEAEELLLADASAHREALGRAYSALEGPALDALGVAVAELDGRLPFAELSARVRAAQAEIADVEHELRLAAERVTDDPQRLEDVRRRRQLLRGLGRKYGDSLAEVDAYATRARERLTQIEGYDARATELETERRDLERAALDASSALSAARLAAAPPLARAVEEHLRDLAMPHARMEVEIEPGEPTEDGADRVTFLLAPNQGESPRPIARAASGGELSRAMLAARVVLTDAPPTLVFDEVDAGIGGEAGIAVGRLLATLGARHQVLCVTHLAQVAAFADTQVVVEKTVVPKSTNRTTGSERTVATATMIEGDERVAELSRMLAGVGDSSHARRHAAELLESVGAKRPRVGYPGSQLSDPSGRR; from the coding sequence ATGCTTGCCGAGCTGCACGTCGTCGACCTCGGCATCGTCGCCGACCTCGACCTGCTGCTCGGCTCCGGCCTCACCGCCATCACCGGAGAGACCGGCGCGGGTAAGACGCTCATCGTGGAGGCGCTCGAGCTGCTCGTCGGCGGGCGCGCCGATGCGGCATTGGTGCGCGACGGCGCCGACGAAGCGCGCGTCGAGGGTCGCTTCGTCGATACCGATACTGGTGACGAGATGGTGTTCGCGCGGGTGATCCCGCGCGATGGTCGCAGCCGCGCGTACGTCGACGGCCGCCTCGCGACCGCGAGCGAGCTGGCCGAGCTCGGCGCGCGCTTCGTCGACCTCTACGGTCAGCACGCGCACCAGTCGTTGCTCGAGAGCGGAGTGCAGCGCGCGGCGCTCGATCGGTACGCGGGCGCGCCCGCAACCGACGCGCTCGCGAACTACCGCGCCGCGCGCGCGGGAACCCGTCGTGTCGACGACAACCTTGCCGCGCTTGGCGGCGACGCGCACGCGCGTGCCAGGGAGATCGACCTGCTGCGCTTCCAGGTGGAAGAGATCGCGGAAGCGGCAATCGACGATCCCGACGAGGAGACCGCACTCGAGGCCGAAGAGCTCCTCCTCGCCGACGCGTCCGCGCACCGCGAGGCGCTCGGACGCGCGTACTCCGCGCTCGAAGGGCCCGCGCTCGACGCACTCGGCGTTGCCGTCGCCGAGCTCGACGGTCGGTTGCCCTTCGCCGAGCTGAGCGCGCGCGTGCGTGCTGCCCAAGCGGAGATCGCCGACGTCGAACACGAGCTCAGGCTCGCGGCAGAGCGGGTCACCGACGACCCGCAGCGGCTCGAAGACGTCCGTCGCCGTCGCCAGCTCCTGCGCGGTCTCGGCCGGAAGTACGGCGACTCGCTCGCCGAGGTCGACGCGTACGCGACCCGAGCTCGCGAACGTCTCACCCAGATCGAGGGCTACGACGCGCGGGCAACTGAGCTCGAGACGGAGCGCCGCGACCTCGAACGCGCCGCGCTCGACGCGTCGAGCGCGCTGTCGGCTGCCCGGCTCGCGGCCGCCCCGCCGCTCGCCCGAGCCGTGGAGGAGCACCTCCGGGATCTGGCGATGCCGCACGCGCGCATGGAGGTGGAGATCGAGCCGGGCGAGCCCACCGAGGACGGGGCCGACCGCGTCACCTTCCTGCTGGCGCCCAACCAGGGAGAGAGCCCTCGCCCCATCGCCCGGGCCGCGTCCGGGGGCGAGCTCTCCCGCGCGATGCTGGCGGCGCGCGTCGTGCTCACGGACGCGCCTCCGACGCTCGTGTTCGACGAAGTCGACGCGGGGATCGGAGGCGAAGCCGGCATTGCCGTCGGACGCCTGCTCGCGACACTGGGTGCACGGCATCAGGTGCTGTGCGTCACGCATCTCGCGCAGGTGGCGGCGTTTGCCGACACCCAGGTCGTGGTGGAGAAGACCGTGGTCCCGAAGTCGACGAACCGGACAACTGGGAGCGAGCGAACCGTGGCGACTGCGACGATGATCGAGGGCGACGAGCGCGTGGCGGAGCTCTCCCGGATGCTCGCGGGAGTCGGTGACTCGTCGCACGCGCGCCGTCACGCGGCCGAACTGCTCGAATCAGTAGGAGCGAAACGTCCGCGAGTCGGGTATCCCGGCTCGCAGTTGAGCGACCCATCAGGCAGGCGCTGA
- a CDS encoding tetratricopeptide repeat protein codes for MESAYEAFQEGTRLLESENPHAAVVALERVRDLEPDKASVREALARAYFRSGRFSAASAEFARAVEIDPVNDYAHFGLGLCLLRQGDRLGARRHLKLAIAMRPDQADYRNALSRAVDDAR; via the coding sequence GTGGAATCGGCGTACGAGGCATTCCAGGAGGGAACCCGGCTCCTCGAGTCGGAGAACCCGCACGCGGCGGTCGTCGCGCTGGAGCGTGTTCGCGACCTCGAGCCCGACAAGGCGTCGGTGCGCGAGGCGCTGGCGCGCGCGTACTTCCGGTCCGGCCGGTTCTCCGCCGCCAGTGCCGAGTTCGCGCGCGCGGTGGAGATCGATCCGGTGAACGACTACGCCCATTTCGGGCTCGGCCTCTGCCTGCTGCGCCAAGGTGACCGGCTCGGTGCGCGGCGCCACCTCAAGCTCGCGATTGCCATGCGACCCGACCAGGCCGACTACCGGAACGCGCTGTCGCGAGCGGTCGACGACGCCCGATGA
- a CDS encoding HAD-IIA family hydrolase, protein MTAPVVCFDLDGVIWRGDDPIPAAAGGVAQLRDAGLRVGFLSNNSSMVIADVVAKLERSGVPATSDDVLTSAVAAGALLGAELPTGARVLACAGPGVVEALESAGLTVVREPPAVAVVVGFHRDFDYAALERAARALREGARFVATNMDATYPTGDGGLIPGAGSLVAAVATASGRTPEVAGKPEPPTVALVHERLGTRGVMVGDRPSTDGAMADALGWPFALVLSGVTSEVAPPGGEAIPSPPPPYVAADVGELAPRLLAALLP, encoded by the coding sequence GTGACTGCACCGGTCGTGTGTTTCGACCTCGACGGCGTCATCTGGCGGGGTGACGACCCGATCCCGGCCGCCGCGGGTGGGGTCGCGCAGCTCCGGGACGCGGGGCTCCGCGTGGGGTTCCTGTCGAACAACTCGAGCATGGTGATCGCCGACGTCGTGGCCAAGCTCGAACGCTCCGGTGTGCCGGCCACATCCGACGATGTGCTCACCAGCGCCGTCGCCGCGGGCGCGCTGCTCGGCGCCGAGTTGCCGACTGGCGCGCGCGTGCTGGCCTGCGCGGGTCCTGGTGTGGTCGAGGCACTGGAATCCGCCGGGCTCACCGTCGTGCGTGAGCCGCCGGCCGTGGCGGTGGTCGTCGGCTTCCACCGCGACTTCGACTACGCCGCCTTGGAGCGCGCGGCTCGCGCGCTTCGTGAGGGTGCGCGCTTCGTCGCGACGAACATGGACGCCACGTACCCCACGGGCGACGGTGGGTTGATCCCCGGTGCGGGTTCGTTGGTCGCCGCGGTCGCGACCGCATCCGGCCGAACACCTGAGGTCGCCGGCAAGCCCGAGCCCCCCACCGTTGCGCTCGTGCACGAGCGCCTCGGCACACGCGGCGTGATGGTGGGGGACCGCCCGTCGACCGACGGTGCGATGGCCGACGCGCTCGGGTGGCCGTTCGCGCTCGTGCTGTCGGGTGTTACCTCGGAGGTCGCGCCACCCGGTGGTGAGGCGATCCCGTCGCCGCCGCCTCCGTACGTTGCCGCCGACGTCGGCGAGCTCGCACCACGGTTGCTTGCTGCGCTGCTGCCCTGA
- a CDS encoding copper transporter: MINFRFHLASLIAIFLALALGVVVGAGVIDRGVVDTLNNRLDSVERKSDRIEGENSDLRDENNEYADAITALECHALSGTLVGEDIGLVAVRGVDEDRVKKTVAAAQCGGANVTGVLWLEGKWALANGDDVTAMAEALGSSSKRPATLRTAVWKQLAERLQAPPTVGDTSDLLTTLEDAGFVKFDTVGDGGPTLAQFPRRGASMLLVVGDDADVPDKFVVVPAATAFSATGIPLAVGEVYVGGQDVPARGSSLAPLREGDLGKKVSTVDDLDRPQGPTTAALALAGLREVPARIGHYGLGDGAKLLPDASQ, from the coding sequence ATGATCAACTTCCGGTTCCATCTCGCGTCGCTGATCGCGATCTTCCTCGCGCTCGCGCTCGGTGTCGTCGTCGGCGCGGGCGTCATCGACCGCGGTGTCGTCGACACGCTCAACAACCGGCTCGACAGCGTCGAGCGCAAGTCCGACCGCATCGAGGGTGAGAACAGCGATCTGCGCGACGAGAACAACGAGTATGCCGACGCCATCACCGCGCTCGAGTGTCACGCGCTGTCGGGGACGCTCGTGGGGGAGGACATCGGACTCGTTGCGGTGCGAGGCGTCGACGAAGACCGGGTGAAGAAGACGGTGGCGGCCGCGCAGTGTGGTGGCGCGAACGTCACCGGCGTGCTCTGGCTCGAGGGCAAGTGGGCGCTCGCGAACGGCGACGACGTCACGGCGATGGCAGAAGCGCTGGGCTCGTCTTCGAAGCGACCGGCGACGCTGCGCACCGCCGTATGGAAGCAACTCGCCGAACGCTTGCAGGCGCCGCCGACTGTGGGAGACACGTCCGACCTGCTCACCACCCTGGAGGACGCGGGCTTCGTGAAGTTCGATACCGTGGGCGACGGCGGTCCGACGCTCGCTCAGTTCCCCAGGCGTGGCGCATCGATGCTCCTCGTCGTGGGAGATGACGCGGACGTGCCCGACAAGTTTGTGGTGGTACCCGCCGCGACCGCGTTCTCGGCAACCGGGATACCGCTCGCGGTCGGCGAGGTCTACGTCGGAGGCCAGGACGTACCGGCCCGAGGCTCGTCACTCGCACCGTTGCGGGAGGGGGATCTCGGGAAGAAGGTGTCGACGGTCGACGACCTCGACCGGCCGCAGGGCCCGACCACTGCGGCGCTCGCGCTCGCCGGCTTGCGAGAGGTTCCGGCGAGGATCGGCCACTACGGCCTGGGGGACGGCGCCAAGCTGCTGCCCGACGCTTCGCAGTGA
- a CDS encoding NAD(+)/NADH kinase, translated as MSGHVSGQPTAHTVGLVPHPHRSSSSELAKHAAERLAEHGVEVRVPGPDADSAGLGHLAVELEQFAEGLDVVISLGGDGTMLRAVDLAYEAGVPVLGVNAGQLGYLTEVEPNDFDAALDRLLAGDYEVAERMVLEVEVESAGSARGRWFALNEAVLEKVHTGRLVRLDVEVNGAPFTTYAADGVIVATPTGSTAYSFSARGPIVSPRHRCLLLTPVSPHMLFDRSLVLDPEETLRFSVCDDRSVVLTADGRELGELAAGDTVSCTGGTRPARIVTLGPRDFHQILKAKFGLSDR; from the coding sequence ATGAGTGGCCACGTGAGTGGCCAGCCCACCGCGCACACGGTCGGCCTGGTACCGCACCCCCATCGCAGCAGCTCCAGCGAGCTCGCGAAGCACGCGGCCGAGCGCCTCGCCGAGCACGGTGTGGAGGTCCGTGTACCCGGGCCCGACGCGGATAGTGCGGGGCTCGGGCACCTCGCGGTCGAGCTCGAGCAGTTCGCGGAGGGCCTCGATGTCGTGATCTCGCTCGGCGGTGACGGCACGATGCTCCGCGCCGTCGACCTCGCGTACGAGGCGGGTGTCCCCGTGCTCGGTGTGAACGCAGGCCAGCTCGGCTACCTCACCGAGGTCGAGCCCAACGACTTCGACGCCGCACTCGACCGGCTTCTCGCCGGCGACTACGAGGTCGCGGAGCGAATGGTGCTCGAGGTCGAGGTCGAGTCGGCGGGTTCGGCGCGCGGTCGTTGGTTCGCGCTCAACGAAGCTGTGCTCGAGAAGGTGCACACGGGCCGGCTCGTGCGCCTCGACGTGGAAGTGAACGGCGCGCCGTTCACGACGTACGCGGCCGATGGCGTGATCGTCGCCACGCCGACCGGTTCCACGGCGTACTCGTTCTCTGCACGCGGCCCCATCGTGTCCCCGCGGCACCGCTGCCTGTTGCTCACTCCCGTGTCGCCGCACATGCTCTTCGACCGTTCGCTCGTGCTCGACCCCGAGGAGACGCTGCGCTTCAGCGTCTGCGACGACCGTTCCGTCGTGCTCACCGCCGACGGTCGCGAGCTCGGCGAGCTGGCCGCGGGCGACACGGTCTCGTGCACAGGGGGTACCCGCCCGGCGCGCATCGTCACGCTGGGGCCGCGCGACTTCCACCAGATCCTGAAGGCCAAATTCGGCCTTTCCGATCGGTAG
- a CDS encoding S4 domain-containing protein translates to MTVRRRLDAELVRRGLLESPARAADAIAEGRVLVGGSPALVPARMVEASEPIHVTSDAPRFVSRGGEKLAA, encoded by the coding sequence GTGACGGTACGGCGACGACTCGACGCCGAGCTGGTGAGGAGGGGACTGCTCGAGAGCCCTGCGCGTGCGGCTGATGCCATCGCGGAGGGCCGTGTGCTCGTGGGTGGCAGCCCCGCGCTTGTGCCCGCACGAATGGTCGAGGCAAGCGAACCGATCCACGTCACCAGCGATGCGCCCCGCTTCGTCTCGCGCGGCGGCGAGAAGCTCGCGGC
- a CDS encoding SAM-dependent methyltransferase yields the protein LDRFAIDVRGRRALDAGAAAGGFTDCLLDAGAAEVVAVDVGRGQFAWELRNDPRVTLLERTNVRGLDARAIAGAVGVVAADLSFISLVTVAPALARCSTADADLALLVKPQFEAGRGRVGEKGVVRDPGVHRAVLREVRDGLAAADLVAVAAMTSPLRGADGNVEFLFHCRKHGVPVDNGALDACVDDAVEHPRARR from the coding sequence CCCTCGACCGATTCGCTATCGATGTGCGCGGCCGGCGCGCGCTCGACGCCGGCGCGGCCGCTGGAGGGTTCACCGATTGCCTCCTCGACGCTGGTGCTGCGGAGGTGGTCGCGGTCGACGTGGGGCGTGGTCAGTTTGCGTGGGAGCTGCGCAACGACCCGCGCGTCACGTTGTTGGAGCGCACGAACGTGCGGGGCCTCGACGCCCGCGCCATCGCCGGCGCGGTCGGCGTCGTCGCCGCCGATCTGTCGTTCATCTCGCTCGTCACCGTCGCGCCCGCGCTCGCGCGTTGCAGCACTGCCGACGCCGATCTGGCGCTGCTCGTGAAGCCGCAGTTCGAGGCGGGCAGGGGCCGCGTCGGCGAGAAGGGCGTCGTGCGCGACCCCGGGGTGCACCGCGCGGTGCTCCGCGAGGTGCGTGATGGCTTGGCCGCCGCCGATCTCGTCGCGGTCGCCGCGATGACATCGCCGCTGCGGGGTGCCGACGGCAACGTCGAGTTCCTGTTCCACTGCCGCAAACACGGTGTCCCGGTCGACAACGGGGCGCTCGACGCGTGCGTCGACGACGCCGTCGAACATCCCCGAGCGCGCCGATGA
- the steA gene encoding putative cytokinetic ring protein SteA, producing the protein MLSLRLRRRPKTPAAVEGPAKADRRTKDMIRRLVPGDIAVIDHVDLDRVAADGLIEAGVIAVVNASESISGRYPNGGPIRVVRAGIPLLDAAGKDLLDRVRDGDTLRIVDGEIWRGDDLLATAKVLTEPEIESAMEDARAAIGVELERFADNTLEYVRREARLTFEPLTLPPLHTKFAARHALVVVRGHDYRSDLAALRSYIREYRPVLIGVDGGADALLEVGLEPDVIIGDFDSVSEPALHCGAELVHHVHPDGRAPGRENLVAWGVDYHEFVAEGTSEDVAMLLAYESGSQLIVAVGTHATMVEFLDKGRRGMASTFLTRLRLGPALVDAKGVSRLYEGRVRRLDMLFLVGAAVLAMVVVGIVAEPIHVFMRGLWVTLKDLFSG; encoded by the coding sequence ATGCTGAGCCTCCGGCTGCGCCGGCGCCCGAAGACTCCCGCCGCGGTGGAAGGTCCGGCAAAGGCCGACCGCCGCACGAAGGACATGATCCGGCGCCTCGTGCCCGGTGACATCGCCGTGATCGACCACGTCGACCTCGACCGTGTGGCCGCCGACGGCCTGATCGAGGCCGGGGTGATCGCCGTCGTCAACGCGTCGGAGTCGATCTCGGGCCGCTATCCGAACGGAGGCCCGATCCGCGTTGTGCGCGCCGGCATCCCGTTGCTCGACGCGGCGGGCAAGGACCTGCTCGATCGCGTGCGCGATGGCGACACGTTGCGGATCGTCGACGGCGAGATCTGGCGTGGCGACGACCTACTCGCGACCGCGAAGGTGCTCACAGAGCCAGAGATCGAATCGGCGATGGAGGACGCGCGCGCGGCGATCGGCGTCGAGCTCGAACGGTTCGCCGACAACACGTTGGAGTACGTGCGGCGCGAGGCCCGGCTCACCTTCGAGCCCCTCACGCTGCCACCGCTCCACACGAAGTTCGCGGCACGCCACGCGCTCGTGGTGGTCCGCGGTCACGACTACCGCAGTGACCTCGCCGCGCTGCGCTCCTACATCCGTGAGTACCGGCCGGTGCTCATCGGTGTCGACGGCGGCGCCGACGCGCTGCTCGAGGTCGGGCTGGAGCCCGACGTCATCATCGGCGACTTCGACTCGGTATCGGAACCCGCGCTCCACTGTGGCGCGGAGCTCGTACACCATGTGCACCCCGACGGGCGCGCCCCCGGACGGGAGAACCTCGTCGCGTGGGGCGTCGACTACCACGAGTTCGTCGCGGAGGGCACCAGTGAAGACGTCGCGATGCTGCTCGCCTACGAGTCGGGGTCGCAGCTCATCGTCGCGGTGGGGACCCACGCGACGATGGTCGAGTTCCTCGACAAGGGTCGGCGCGGCATGGCCTCCACATTCCTGACCCGCCTCCGGCTCGGGCCTGCCCTCGTCGACGCGAAGGGTGTGAGCCGCCTGTACGAGGGTCGCGTGCGCCGCCTCGACATGCTCTTCCTCGTCGGCGCTGCCGTCCTCGCGATGGTCGTCGTCGGTATCGTCGCCGAGCCCATCCACGTGTTCATGCGCGGCCTCTGGGTCACCCTCAAGGATCTCTTCTCGGGCTGA